The region tttgagcaacacccaAAAGATGAATGCATGAAGTGTTGATCTCTGCCTTCTCATTTGAGGAGAGAGCAGCCTAAATTCTGCACTGATAAGGTTCAAGGCCATCATAGCTCCATTGTCAGTCACTGCATCATGCCATCTGATAGGCATAAATCTTTGTTTCATATAATATCAtgaaagacagaggggaaggggtatTTAGTTTCACTGCCCCATTAATTTGGAACTCGCTGACATCCAGACTGCAAAACACTCTTGTCTGATTGTCTGAGTGAATTTAAAATCAATCTTAAGGCGTTTAATTCGCTAAGCATTTgttataggctgtgtgtgtgtgtatgtgtcaggggtGTGggctgtttatgagtgtgtgtgttgttactgcATGAACTGTGTGAGTGGAGTGTCTATTAAGTGTGTACAGCACAGTGAGTTGCATTATGCAAGATCATGCACTATATAAAGcaattctttattattattatttgtctgTCACTGAGAAAGTCTGAATGTCCCGAGAGGGATACTGAATAGCTCTTAAGGAAGCTCCAACAGATGTTTACATATtgccaaagatcctgtaatgtgTGAAAGGCAGAATGGCGTGACAGTTGTCCCGCTTCCTGACTGTTATAATTCTGTGGTTGGCTTTTTGCCCACTATGGCTTGCAGTGTCACTCTCTCCAGCTTCTTCTGGAACTCTCCGTCCACAGCCGACACTGAAACATGCAGCAACACTCTTTCACTGTTCGCCTGAcacactgtctttttctgtgattgtgtcagagagaaagagacagacagagagagagaaagagagagacagagaaagtgagagaaaaagagtgagcaATATAGATAGGGGTAATTTATCCATTAGGACATAGCCCCTATGCGTCATATTtgtttgaatacacacacacacacacacacacagaatcacatgAGACAGCATTTACAATAGCTAAACATTATGAAGTTGCAAAATCTCTAAATttgaatgttttattcaagagagagagagagaggatgtggtaGTAGTCTTCAagttaacatctttccacttagGGGATGttagatggtgggagggaggggggaaagttgagaagggaagggaaggagaatggAGTGGGACAGGAAATGGAGAGGGAAAGGTAACAGAGGAATATACAagcctacatgtgtgtgtatgtgtgtgagtgtgtgtacattctTGTGAGCACACGCATGACATAAGTATACTTGTGCATGAACCACAGTGTACATGCACTCTCTTGGCAGCATATATTTCTGCATACATTACTGTATATTACAAAAGACTGGAAGCCGGGTACCAAAAAAGCTCTCTACAACTAGTACAAGTAGAgttgactgcagaaaaaaaaccccaaaaaacattcaTGGTTAAACACTTTTTACTTGACTGTCTATGGTATCATCtcctctccctactcccctctcaTTCCTTATAGAtgacacaacatcatcagcacaTACGTAGTTGGTGTTTTATAGCTAACATTAATTTCAAATCAAgtaaaatgattttaaaataaaataaaataaaaataaagtgaagcctgtgtgaaactgaaagcgATATATTCTTTAAAGAGAGAGATTTATGACAGATTTAGTATGTTGAGAGATTCATGACAAATTTATTCATCCAAGAAAAAGAATTCTGATGAACTTTTTCATTTTAGAGAATGATTTATGACAGATTAATCTATTTCAGAGAGGTTTATCATTTATGACAGATTTATTCATTTCAGAGAGCTTTAAGACAGAGCATGGATCTGAAAATGGGTGAGGGAAGACACACAGGGATGACTGACCTGTTCGCTTTTTCTTGTTCACTTTGACTTCTGAGTCCTTCAGTCGTTCATCCCTAGTGCTCTGCACAACACGAACATTACACATTACAATATTAACGGGTATATATTAAGTGCTTACCACATAAGCCCAGAAGCCCAGAGCACTAACAATAAATATCAATATgggaaaaaatgttaaaaaaccccaaaaaacactggACACAATAACTGACTCGGAAGCAAGTCAAATGGAATTTGTAAAtgtaagcacatacacacatgcacatatgacaatacaccatatatatatatatacacatgtatagacacataagcacacacacaaatgagcaaTTGAGATGGCACACATAGGTCCAGTGATAATTCTTACATAATTCTTATGGTAGTATACATAATCACACTGTATCAGAGACTGAAAGAGGATTGTGGAACACACTGACTCAGGAACGAAAGCATGGACAAGTGCCCATAAGTGAAATCCACCCCCTGGTAGCAAGCATCCTGTCCTCTCACACTCTCATAGACATGCACCTGCCAATTACATGAGACCCAGATTATGTTTTAAAGATAAATAAGTtcagtgggtgagagagaagatgaaaaTTGCTCACACTTACCACTGCTTCATAGTTTTCCAGATGAACCTTGGGCCCAGTGAGGCTCATTGAAAAAGTTTCAAAAAAGAGATAGGACGTCCCGCCTCTGGCAACTGTGCATTGCAATGCTTGGCCGTCGTTCAGCTTCTCCAAGATAAACTGCCATTTCTGTTAGAAACATATGTGCAGTTTAAAAACTGACCATGTGTGCATGtctacatatacatgcacagccACATTTTTGTAGATACATGTACaggttacatatacacacaatattattaatatttctacacacacacacaagcacacatgcagcaAAACTGTAAACACACTAACACCAGACAGACTTACATGCAAACAATATTCATTGTCATCTCTTATTCTGCTAAGTAAACAATCTACCTCAGAACTGTCAGGAGACAGAATTAGGAAGTGAACAATTCACTTGGAAATCATTTGTTCTTCAAAGACAATTCATGAAGGAATATGACATGATGAATGATAATGGGGATGATGGCAATGCTGCAATGGAGAGCTATTTAGTTTGGCTGGGGACCAAGTTGCAATCTAAGGCTGTAAACTTTGCTTCCCTTCAATTCAtataccaccccccacaccccctatcttCGTTCCCCTTCCTGTTAATCGGGCCTGAAAGATACAGGCACCTGCAGTGTCAATCAGGAAATTTTTAGCAACCCTCCACCTTGAACTGAAGTGAATGACTTAAACTTGAGGTTCCAGTCTTTTCATCTGAgcctacagcacactcaactcttggTAAAAGCCAGCCATAGGCTAAAAAAACATCTCTGATGGGGCTTAAACCCACAACCTCAGAGTTTTCAGTCCatgacactaaccactttgccatgatGGCTGGTAGTGGTACAACTGCTCTTGATGGACATTGCTATCTAATTAATCATCATTAGTACTACTACCAtacatttgtttattttcatttttgaatcAGCTCACCTCATTTGTCCCTCCTTGTGCCTGGTACGTAAATGTGCACTTGTATTTGTCCTGATAAAGAAAAATTGTTGCTTTATAAACAAAAGTAACATATACACAGAAGTAAAAGAAAGAGCTAGAATGTGCATGTTATATCTAACACAATGAAGttgcaggaaacacacacacacacacacacacactcaagttcaAAACAGTCAGGCAAAGTGAACTCAGGAATTTGCGGTAACTTATTCAAAATGATTAATGAAAGAAAAATCACTGACTTTTGCAATGAATTAATAAACCTGTAATGAGCAACATACATGGCACATATAATAATTTGAGACTGTATTACACTATATTACAAATACATGAAAAGTAAAAATATCCTGCAAAGCGGGCCTATCTTGTCTTAGACAAATTGATAACAAGTTTTAGTGCCTGTGATGATTTCCTGCTGGAATCTTCATAGTTTTAGTGCCTGTGATGAATTTATGCTGGGATATCACAGCAAGATTTTCGTGGATCACTGTTAACTTAGTAACTTCACAAGTAAATAACTTTAGGAACTTGTAACAGCAGCGAAAATTGACGAACGTTACTGAGAAAAGGCCAACAAATGGGCTAGGCCAAGAATATCAGCAACCTTACCAATTCTTTTTCATAGACCATAACTTGTCCACCGGGCTTTACATCAAATTCATCTTGAATCGCATTTGTATTTTCACTTCGGACAGCACTGCAAACAAATAAAGACAAAATAACTAACAACTTCATTTTGCTCTCGAACCCCTCAAGCAGACGGCTCCGAATCAAACCGGATGTTCAACGAGGCCAATCAACGGTGCCCGTGTGTCGGAAACGAACCAACCAGCAGTCACTGCACAAAGTCCTTGATCTCTGCGAGGGTCAAAGGTTCCAGTCCAACAACATGGCTTCCCCTATGAGGTTTGACGGACAAGTCGCATTAGTTACTGGAGCTGGAAATGGTAAGAACGCCCATATTCAGTGTAACTATGATGATTTTTTCTGcggtttgttctgttctgtattttGAGCATGGTAATTTTACGGTTACTACCCTCATAAACATACTCTTATCGTTTTATGAATCAGAAAGTAGGCGAATTAAAAAAAATGCGAAACTAGCCTGGAGTCCAAAGATCACACCGTGTCTGAGATGGAAAAGAATGAAACCCATGATGAACGTAATAAATGTGCATCAAAGACGCTGCCTTTTTCTTGGCTGGAAGGATTCATACACCCAGCTTCATGTTGGCATGAAATGATTGTAggtgttgttcttctttcccttgactaccgccttcatcattgtgaagattatGTAGACTATAAGCTAGTTTCAAATCAAACATGAAACAACCAAGTAAAAAATACCGCATCAGCGATGTGGTCAGATTGACCGGCTTAGTTTGATACACAATATCAATGATTATCATCAAATTACCACAGACCCAAACGTTGTCCTTCACTCGTTTCAACAGTAAAATCTTGTGAACATCAAAACAACTTATTTATGGGTTTCTTTGATCGGTCAGCTGGCTCaaacttgacttacttgacttatgcctatagctccgctcgggaacaaagggccgcaacagcactcctccaacggacatggtttggggcgatcctctttatctgggcccacttcattccggctgccttcacttcagtgtccatacttcttctccaagtctgcctgggtctgccaactttgcgtttgccttgggggttccagtcaagtgcctggcgagtgatgttgagtggtgacttgcgcaacgtgtggcctatccacccccactttctctttttgatttcttcttctgtgggtgcttgtttggttctgtcccagaggtcttcatttgagatgatttcaggccacctgatgttcagaatgttgcgcaggcatctgttgacaaatgtctggagtttgttcctgttggtcttggtagtgcgccatgtctctgagccgtacagcatgactgacttgacgttggtgttaaatattctgatcttgttgtgaagtgagagggctgaagattgccagatgggtcggagagttctgaaggcgtgtctcgctttattgatgcggctcttgatgtcatcgtctgctccaccatccttgctcactacgctgcccagatatgtgaacttttccacttctttgatctcttcctgctgtaatcggactgggtcttgctgcttgttgttgatgcGTAGGATCTCTGTCTTGCCGATGTTGATCCTGAGGCCGGTCTTCTCTGCCTCTATTGCGACGCGGTCTAACTTTTCCTGTGCGTGTTGTTTCGTGTGGGAGAGGAGACTGATGTCGTCCGCGAAGTCGAGGTCTTCCAACTGTTTGGTGAAGGTCCACTGGATGCCGGTCTTCTGGCCTGCTGTGGATTGCTGCATGATCCAGTCCACCACCATCAGAAAAATTGTCGGAGACAATAGGCAGCCCTGACGTACACCGGTTCGTACCTGGAAGGGGTCAGTCAGCTTTCCCTCGTGTATGACTTGGCAGGTGGCGTCCTTATACAGTTGCTAGATGATGGCAATATATTTTAGAGGAAAGCCGTAGTGCTGCATTAGTTTCCATATCACCTCCCTGTCCATgctgtcgaacgccttctggaAGTCCACAAAGACGCTGTACAGGGAGGTCTGCCACTCCAAGGACTGTTCAATAATAATTCTCATGGTGGCAATGTGGTCCGTGCAGGATCTGTCTTgacggaagcctgcctgttcatctCGCAGGGTCTTGTCTAAGGCGGTCTTCAGCCTGTCCAAGATGATTCTTGTCAGCACTTTTCCAGGTATTGACAGAAGCGTAATCCCTCTCCAATTGCTGCATGATGACAGGTCGCCCTTCTTTGGAAGTTTAACGATGTAGCCTTTCTTCCAGTCTTGTGGTACTGCTTCTGTCTCCCAAATCTTCACTAGCAATGGGTGCAACATGTCAGTCGATGTCTCAATATCTGCTTTCAGGGCTTCTGGTGGtatgccatctggtcctgctGCTTTTCCAGACTTAAGGGACTTGATGGCTTTCATGGTCTCCAGCTTCGTTGGTGGGTTGATGTTAACATCCAATAGCTCTACAGCCGGTGTCACGTCAGGGGGgactggtggtgatggtctgtTCAGGGTACCTTTGAAATATTCTGTCCatcttgctctttcttcttcttttccggtgATGATTTCTCCGTTCTTGTCTCTAACAGGTCGAGTGGCGTTACTTGTTCTTCCCGACAGAACTCTGGTGATCTCGTAGAGTCTTTTCATGTCTCTCTTTCCAGCTGCAGTCTCAGCTTCCTCCGTGAGCTGGTGAATGAAAGCTCGCTTGTCTTTCCTGGCACTCTTTTTCACTTGTCTGTTGGTCTCCCAGTAGAGTGCCTGCAGCTCCTGCCTCTCTTCTTGGTTCTGAGCCAGGTTGATCTTCTCCTTCAGCTCTTTCCTATCGGTGATGAGCTTCCATGTGTCAGGTGATAACCATTCCTTGTGTTCCCGTGTCTTCTTGCCCATTACCTTGTTGCACGTTGATGTCCAGATGTTGCGCAGTTCATGCCATTGGTCTTCCACAGTTTCTTCTGTCAGTCCTTCCAGTACGCTGAACTTGTTCTTCAGTTCAACTTTGTATTCATTCACCTTCGCTTTGTCCTTCAAGCTGTAAACGTTGTATTTGAaggctggtctgtctgcctggtcttTGTAGGCCTTGAGCTTGGTCCGTATCTCTGCTACAACAAGATGGTGATCTGAGGCTGCATCTGCGCCCCTGTCTAGCTCGCACATCGTGAAGACTTCTTCGCCATTTTCTGCCGATGGTGATGTGGTCAATCTGGTTCTCTGTTTTTCCGTCTGGTGAAACCCATGTAGTCTTGTGGATGGTCTTGTGTGGAAAGACTGTGCCTCCGATGACGaggtcattgaaggtgcagaaGTCGGTGAAAAGCTGTccattctctttctgttctcccaCGCCATGCTTGCCCATGATGAGCTCTTTTGCGGTGTTGTCTGCTCCTACTTTGGCGTTCATGTTTCCCATGATGATCTTCATGTCTCTCTTTGGCACTCTATCGATGGTTGCCTGGAGCTGATTATAAAACTCCTCCTTGTCATCTGCGCTGGCTGCATTTGTCGGAGCGTAGCACTGGATGATGGTGACCTTTCTGCCCTTAGAGTTGTATCTGGCCAGCAGCATCCTCGGTGACACGGGttcccaggacagcagtgctcgCGCTGCTTCAGATGTCATCAGCAGtgctactccgtgtgtgtgtggctggccttCCTCCTGTCCAGAGTAGATGATGGTGACTCCATTTAACAGCCTTGTCTGTCCGGTTCTATTCCATCTCGTCCCGCACAGTCCAAGGATCTTGAGGTTGTATCTATGCATTTCTCTACTCACTTGTGCTGTTCTTCCGGTCTCATAtagggttcggatgttccaggtccctatcctggtCTTGCGCTTGGTTGTCAGAAGAGTTTTCGGCGCACTGGCTTCCTGAAggctttcaccagctcgcgtcatgAGCTCTACTTGAGAGGACTCTTCCTCAACCATGCTGTTTTTGGTATCTGCTGTTGCGGTTTCTgtaacagacttttttttaaagaattggaTTGTTAGCCCTATTCtaacccccaacctggaggaccagtgaGCGCCCTTCGTCTGGTCTCTATCCCTTGACCTGTCTggcttgggtggccctaccaggagacgaatctcccgccagcatagctctcagggtcacagagacacgcaagccccccaGCCACGGCAAGGCCGCACTCATTGTGGGGAGAGCTGGCTCAAAGTTGGGTCATAATT is a window of Babylonia areolata isolate BAREFJ2019XMU chromosome 22, ASM4173473v1, whole genome shotgun sequence DNA encoding:
- the LOC143297442 gene encoding myeloid-derived growth factor-like codes for the protein MKLLVILSLFVCSAVRSENTNAIQDEFDVKPGGQVMVYEKELDKYKCTFTYQAQGGTNEKWQFILEKLNDGQALQCTVARGGTSYLFFETFSMSLTGPKVHLENYEAVSTRDERLKDSEVKVNKKKRTVSAVDGEFQKKLERVTLQAIVGKKPTTEL